The Pukyongia salina genome segment GGCGGAAATGGCTATCCTTTCAATTGGGATATCCTAAGCGACTATCCTACAGAAACACCTCTTGTGCTAAGCGGTGGGATAAGCGCTGAAAAAATACCCCAAATAAAAGCCATCCAGAAAACTCCCATCCCTCTTGTGGCCCTCGATATAAATAGCAGGTTCGAGATCAAACCGGGATTAAAGGATATAGAAAAGATTAAAAGATTTACCCATGAGCTATCACGTTAACGAACAAGGCTATTACGGAGATTTCGGCGGTGCCTATATCCCCGAAATGCTCTACCCCAATGTGGAGGAATTAAGACAGAATTATCTTAAGATCACTTCCGAAGAATCCTTCAGAAAAGAATTCGATGATCTGCTTAGGGATTATGTGGGTAGGCCAACTCCCTTGTATTTTGCGAACCGTCTTTCAGCAAAGTACAAGACCCGCATCTACCTGAAACGTGAGGATCTTTGTCATACCGGAGCACATAAAGTTAATAACACCATTGGGCAGATCCTCCTGGCTAAAAGATTGGGTAAAAACCGTATTATAGCCGAAACAGGTGCCGGGCAGCATGGAGTGGCAACCGCCACCGTTTGTGCGCTCATGGGCATCGAATGTGTGGTCTATATGGGCGAGATCGATATAGAAAGACAAGCACCCAATGTGGCACGTATGAAAATGCTTGGCGCCACAGTCATTCCCGCAACATCGGGTAGCAAAACCCTGAAAGATGCTACCAACGAGGCCATCAGGGACTGGATCAATAATCCTACGAATACTCACTATATAATAGGTAGTGTGGTGGGCCCTCACCCCTATCCCGATATGGTGGCCAGGTTTCAGAGTGTGATCTCCAGGGAGATCAAGTGGCAATTAAAGCAAGTGGAAGGCCGGGAAGAGCCCGATTATATTGTTGCCTGCGTGGGTGGTGGAAGCAATGCCGCGGGTGCCTATTATCATTATTTGGACCAACCAGAGGTTAATATCATAGCTGTTGAAGCTGCGGGAAAGGGAATTGATACTGGCGAAAGTGCTGCTACTTCGGTGCTTGGAAAAACAGGCATCATTCACGGCAGTAAAACCTTACTCATGCAAACTCCAGATGGGCAGATAACCGAGCCTTACTCTATTTCAGCTGGTCTTGATTATCCCGGCGTTGGGCCCATGCATGCACATCTGTATGCCAGCGGGCGAGGTGAATTTATGTCGATAACAGACAAACAGGCCATGGAAGCAGGCCTGGAACTTAGCAAGTTAGAAGGGATCATTCCCGCGATTGAGACCAGCCATGCCCTTGCTATTTTCAGTCAAAGAAAATTCACTCCTACCGATTTGATCGTGGTAAATCTAAGCGGACGTGGTGATAAAGACCTGAATACCTATATCAATTATTTCGATCTATGACCACCTGTGTTTATAACAGCTTATTAATTTGGGCGTTACCCCCAATTGCATTGGGGGTCAGGCTTTCCGCTATATCCCTGTAGTAGACGCGAAGTGAGTTTTGCTTTACGTCATTGGTACTACAGGGGATGTCGCTCCAATCCTTAACGCATTAGTAAAATATGAAAAACAGAATACAACAAAAACTTAGCGAAAACGGTAAAATATTATCCATTTATTTCACAGCAGGCTATCCCAACATTAACGATACCATACCTATCCTGCGATCCCTGGAAGAGAACGGTGTGGACATGGTGGAGATCGGTCTTCCCTTTAGCGATCCCCTTGCCGATGGGCCCGTTATACAAGCCAGCTCCACTAGTGCCTTGAAAAATGGTATGACAACTGCAAAATTATTCGACCAGCTTAAAGAGGTGCGCAAATCGGTTTCCATACCGCTTGTACTAATGGGGTATTTTAATCCCGTACTCCAATATGGGGTTGAAGCTTTCTGTAAGCGATGTGAAGCAATTGGTATAGACGGGTTTATTCTGCCCGATCTACCCTTAGCCGAATATAACCTTCATTACCGGTCTGTGTTCGAACGTCACGGCCTTACGAATATCTTTCTTATAACGCCTCAGACTTCAGAAGAAAGGATCAGGGAGATCGATAAAGCGAGTCATGCTTTTATATACATGGTAAGCAGCGCAAGTACAACCGGAAAAACGAGTGGTTTTGGAACCGAGCATAGCGATTATTTTAAAAGGGTATCGGCCATGAACCTCGAAAATCCCCTGGTAGTTGGATTCGGAATAAAAGATCGGGAAACCTATAATACAGCTACCCAGTTTACCAAGGGAGCTATTATTGGAAGTGCTTTTATTAAAATGTTAAACGAAAGTGGACTTAAAGGTATTCCCGAATTTGTACGATCTATTCGTCCGGTTTAACCTAACCCTAACAGGCCTTTAATAATTTTTATGAAACTGATTTATTATATTATGGTAAATCAAAATAAAAAATTATGGAAAGAAAATTTGAAAGAACGATAGAACAAAAGAATCCTACAAATCCAACCGGGAATATCAATCAGGTAACCAATAAGGTAGATTTTAACGAAAAGACCATTCGTAAACAACAAAACAAGAAATAATGGGTAAAGGTGATAAGAAAACGAAACGGGGAAAGATCGTTCTGGGAACTTTTGGAAAGCTACGCCCCAGGAGAAGAAAATTTACCCTAAGGCCAACGACTATAAAGAATGGTCAGCCAAGAGAAAAGTAATATTTTACCAATATCCCCACAATCAAAAACCCCTTCCGTTTCCGGAAGGGGTTTTCTTTTGGTTGGTTAAATAATCTTTCGATTATTCTTTTATCAATCGCTTCACTGTTGTCGATTCTTCACCTGCTATCTGAACCATATAGACTCCAGATGCCAGTTGAGATACATCGATCACCATTTCACTTCCCATATTGCGAAGGTCGATGGTATTTACCAGTTTGCCATTCATATCATAGATCACTGCGCTATCCAGTAGGATGTTCGATCCATTGGCAAGAGTTACTTGCTCTGCTGCTGGATTTGGATACATACTAATGGCGCTTCCCAGTTCATTGTCTGCTGCACCAAGAATACTCTCTACGGTGAGCTCGAATGTACAACATCCTTCGTTTCCATATTCGTCGGTAGCACATAGTGTTACTGTGTACACCCCGTCAGGAAGCTGTGAACCAGCCGGAGGATCTTGTGAGAAGACTGT includes the following:
- the trpB gene encoding tryptophan synthase subunit beta, translating into MSYHVNEQGYYGDFGGAYIPEMLYPNVEELRQNYLKITSEESFRKEFDDLLRDYVGRPTPLYFANRLSAKYKTRIYLKREDLCHTGAHKVNNTIGQILLAKRLGKNRIIAETGAGQHGVATATVCALMGIECVVYMGEIDIERQAPNVARMKMLGATVIPATSGSKTLKDATNEAIRDWINNPTNTHYIIGSVVGPHPYPDMVARFQSVISREIKWQLKQVEGREEPDYIVACVGGGSNAAGAYYHYLDQPEVNIIAVEAAGKGIDTGESAATSVLGKTGIIHGSKTLLMQTPDGQITEPYSISAGLDYPGVGPMHAHLYASGRGEFMSITDKQAMEAGLELSKLEGIIPAIETSHALAIFSQRKFTPTDLIVVNLSGRGDKDLNTYINYFDL
- the trpA gene encoding tryptophan synthase subunit alpha — protein: MKNRIQQKLSENGKILSIYFTAGYPNINDTIPILRSLEENGVDMVEIGLPFSDPLADGPVIQASSTSALKNGMTTAKLFDQLKEVRKSVSIPLVLMGYFNPVLQYGVEAFCKRCEAIGIDGFILPDLPLAEYNLHYRSVFERHGLTNIFLITPQTSEERIREIDKASHAFIYMVSSASTTGKTSGFGTEHSDYFKRVSAMNLENPLVVGFGIKDRETYNTATQFTKGAIIGSAFIKMLNESGLKGIPEFVRSIRPV
- a CDS encoding 30S ribosomal protein THX, translating into MGKGDKKTKRGKIVLGTFGKLRPRRRKFTLRPTTIKNGQPREK